In Pseudomonadota bacterium, the genomic window AACGAGGCAGCGGGGCGCGTGGTGATGCGCGATGACCTGGACGCGTTTTTCCTCGCCCAACCCCTCTACGCGACCGAGCGGGGCGCGATCGCCGAGGTGTTCGAGCAATCCCATCGGTTCTTCTTCACCTCGCAGGCAGACGCCGAGCGCGCGACGCAGGAGCCGATAGGCGCGCAGCGACTGGTCGACGTCTGTCGTCGCCTGTCCGTGCTGGAGCTGAGCGCTCCGTGAATCTCGCTTTCGCTCAACCGGCCTTGCTGCTGCTCCTGCCTCTGGCATTGCTGCCGTTGTTCCTGCGCCGCGAGACCCCGGTGCCGTACTCGTCCCTGGCGTTGCTGCCGCCGGATCCACTGTCCAAAGCGGTGGCCGTGTTGTTGCGGGTGGCGCCGGCCCTATTGCTTGTGTTGCTGCTATTGGGATTGGCAGGGCTGCACCAGCCGCCGGTGGCGGAGCTGCGCACGGGCTCGGGGGCGCAGATCGTGATGCTCCTGGATCGTAGTCGAAGCATGGATCAGCCCTTCGCCGCCGGCCGCCGCCGGTCCAACTTCCGCAACACCGGGGCCGCGCTGGCCGTGGGTGAGTCGAAGGGCGCGACGGCGCGGCGCTTGCTGCAGGAGTTCGTGGCGCGGCGCCAGGACGACATGTACGCGATGACGATATTCAGCTCCTCGCCGATACCCGTGCTCGCCCTCACCGAGAGTCAGGAGATGATCCAGGCGGCGATCGCGGCGGGGAACGTAGGGCGTGGCCTCGCCTCGACGGACATCGGCGCTGGCTTGCTGCGCGCGCTGGCCTTCTTCGAGGGGCGCGAGTACACCGGCTCTCGGTTGATTATGCTGATCTCAGACGGTGGCGCGAAGCTCGATGTGGCGACGCGCCTTGAGCTGCAGAACCTGTTTCGCAAGCACCAGGTGACGCTCTATTGGTTGTACGTAAGGTCCGGGTTCAGCGAAGGGATCTTCGGCGACGATGTGGAGTTTGATGAGGCCACCGCGCCCGCCCGCGCGCTGCATCGGTTCTTCGAGAAACTCGATACACCTTATCGC contains:
- a CDS encoding vWA domain-containing protein, with product MNLAFAQPALLLLLPLALLPLFLRRETPVPYSSLALLPPDPLSKAVAVLLRVAPALLLVLLLLGLAGLHQPPVAELRTGSGAQIVMLLDRSRSMDQPFAAGRRRSNFRNTGAALAVGESKGATARRLLQEFVARRQDDMYAMTIFSSSPIPVLALTESQEMIQAAIAAGNVGRGLASTDIGAGLLRALAFFEGREYTGSRLIMLISDGGAKLDVATRLELQNLFRKHQVTLYWLYVRSGFSEGIFGDDVEFDEATAPARALHRFFEKLDTPYRAYDAEDSEALERAIDDVNRLQSLPIVYEELHPRVELAPYCFALASPLLLIMLLAHAAQVRSWSIV